The Cellulomonas sp. P24 genome contains a region encoding:
- a CDS encoding A/G-specific adenine glycosylase, which produces MAPAHDDSTTSALAEADALTDAVLTWFGSHARDLPWRAAGCTAWGVLVSEIMLQQTPVVRVEPAWRAWIARWPRPVDLAEASTADVLRAWDRLGYPRRALRLQECARAIVDVHAGRVPDTEEALVALPGIGPYTAAAVVAFAYRRRSVVLDTNVRRVIARAVDGEALPTPTLTAGERRRADALTPRDDARSAAWAAASMELGALVCTARSPRCDACPVADLCRWRADGYPGDAHAHRRRTQPWTGTDRQARGRIMAELRAADHPVPEPELARVWPDHEQRARALDGLVDDGLVRREVAVVPDGDPTPPLVSLPR; this is translated from the coding sequence ATGGCCCCCGCTCACGACGACTCGACCACCTCGGCGCTCGCCGAGGCCGACGCGCTGACCGACGCCGTGCTCACCTGGTTCGGGTCGCACGCCCGTGACCTCCCGTGGCGCGCGGCCGGGTGCACCGCGTGGGGCGTGCTCGTGAGCGAGATCATGCTCCAGCAGACGCCGGTGGTCCGCGTCGAGCCGGCCTGGCGGGCCTGGATCGCGCGGTGGCCGAGGCCCGTCGACCTCGCGGAGGCCTCGACCGCCGACGTCCTGCGCGCGTGGGACCGTCTCGGCTACCCACGGCGCGCGCTGCGGCTCCAGGAGTGCGCGCGGGCGATCGTCGACGTGCATGCGGGGCGGGTGCCCGACACCGAGGAGGCCCTCGTGGCACTCCCGGGGATCGGTCCGTACACCGCCGCTGCTGTCGTCGCGTTCGCGTACCGTCGCCGTTCCGTCGTCCTGGACACCAACGTGCGCCGGGTGATCGCCCGGGCGGTCGACGGCGAGGCACTGCCGACGCCGACGCTGACGGCGGGCGAGCGCAGGCGGGCCGACGCCCTCACCCCCCGCGACGACGCCCGCTCCGCCGCCTGGGCCGCGGCGTCGATGGAGCTCGGGGCGCTGGTGTGCACCGCTCGGTCACCGCGGTGCGACGCGTGCCCGGTCGCCGACCTGTGCCGGTGGCGGGCGGACGGGTACCCCGGTGATGCGCACGCCCACCGCCGACGCACGCAGCCGTGGACGGGCACGGACCGGCAGGCGCGGGGTCGGATCATGGCCGAGCTCCGCGCGGCGGACCACCCGGTCCCCGAGCCCGAGCTCGCACGGGTGTGGCCGGACCACGAGCAGCGTGCGCGGGCCCTCGACGGACTCGTCGACGACGGCCTGGTCCGGCGCGAGGTCGCCGTGGTGCCCGACGGCGACCCCACCCCTCCGCTGGTGAGCCTCCCTCGCTGA
- a CDS encoding amino-acid N-acetyltransferase, producing MSLDDLHIRSARPADVRAIGALVSPYANERILLAKEWVGYYEAVQEFVVAESAVDPDGRAQVIGCGALHVMWQDLAEIRTLAVDRSWRSRGVGHALLAALIDRARDLGLRRLFCLTFEVDFFAAHGFAVIEGTPVSPDVYAELLRSHDDGVAEFLDLAHVKPNTLGNTRMLLELD from the coding sequence GTGTCCCTCGACGACCTGCACATCCGTTCCGCCCGTCCGGCCGACGTCCGCGCGATCGGCGCACTGGTCTCTCCCTACGCGAACGAGCGCATCCTGCTGGCCAAGGAGTGGGTCGGGTACTACGAGGCCGTCCAGGAGTTCGTGGTAGCGGAGTCGGCGGTCGACCCCGACGGGCGCGCCCAGGTGATCGGTTGCGGTGCGCTGCACGTGATGTGGCAGGACCTCGCCGAGATCCGGACGCTCGCGGTCGACCGGTCCTGGCGTTCCCGGGGCGTCGGGCACGCCCTCCTGGCCGCCCTGATCGACCGGGCCCGGGACCTCGGGCTCCGCCGGCTGTTCTGCCTGACCTTCGAGGTCGACTTCTTCGCCGCGCACGGCTTCGCGGTGATCGAGGGCACGCCCGTGTCGCCCGACGTCTACGCGGAGCTGCTGCGGTCGCACGACGACGGTGTCGCGGAGTTCCTCGACCTTGCGCACGTCAAGCCGAACACGCTCGGCAACACGCGGATGCTTCTCGAGCTCGACTGA
- a CDS encoding sugar-binding transcriptional regulator, translating into MAEREQDVLRAASMYYLQDMKMEVIARQLNTSRSTVSRLIKRARETGLVEITLRPASTRAPGLGRAIAARFGIDAYVVPVPDHANEVERLEQAAMASARLLASWFDSDMVLGIAWGTTLAAISRHLTPKPTRGAAVVQLNGAANTRTSGIEYAGDLISSFGAAFGAAMHQFSVPAFFDYPETKAAMWRERSVQRVLDVQHRADIALFSVGAVAGAVPSHVYSAGYLDEDDIRMLHDEGVVGDVCTVFLRADGSYRDVHLNARATGPTPAELQRIPRRVCVVAGDNKAVPLLAALHADVVTDLVVDEVTATALLSIAGPAYDVASRGRPRGGALVGPSTAGAAVRPGPVGRDGAR; encoded by the coding sequence ATGGCAGAGCGGGAGCAGGACGTCTTGCGGGCTGCGTCCATGTACTACCTCCAGGACATGAAGATGGAGGTCATCGCCCGGCAGCTCAACACCTCACGCTCGACGGTGTCCCGACTGATCAAGCGCGCGAGGGAGACCGGTCTGGTCGAGATCACGCTCCGTCCGGCGAGCACGCGGGCCCCCGGGCTCGGCCGCGCGATCGCGGCGAGATTCGGCATCGACGCATACGTCGTGCCTGTCCCGGACCATGCGAACGAGGTCGAACGCCTCGAGCAGGCCGCGATGGCGTCGGCCCGGCTGCTCGCCTCCTGGTTCGACTCCGACATGGTGCTCGGGATCGCCTGGGGGACGACGCTCGCGGCGATCAGCAGGCACCTGACCCCCAAACCGACCCGGGGCGCGGCCGTCGTCCAGCTCAACGGAGCGGCCAACACCCGCACCAGCGGCATCGAGTACGCGGGCGACCTGATCTCGAGCTTCGGGGCGGCGTTCGGTGCCGCTATGCACCAATTCTCGGTTCCGGCGTTCTTCGACTACCCCGAGACCAAGGCCGCGATGTGGCGTGAACGGTCGGTGCAGCGGGTGCTCGACGTGCAGCACCGTGCCGACATCGCGCTGTTCTCGGTCGGTGCCGTCGCCGGGGCGGTGCCGAGCCACGTGTACTCCGCCGGCTACCTCGACGAGGACGACATCCGCATGCTCCACGACGAGGGCGTCGTCGGGGACGTGTGCACCGTGTTCCTCCGCGCCGACGGGAGCTACCGGGACGTGCACCTGAACGCGCGCGCGACCGGCCCGACCCCGGCGGAGCTCCAACGGATCCCTCGACGGGTGTGCGTCGTCGCCGGCGACAACAAGGCGGTTCCGCTCCTCGCCGCCCTGCACGCGGACGTCGTCACCGATCTGGTCGTGGACGAGGTCACCGCCACCGCCCTCCTGTCGATCGCCGGACCGGCCTACGACGTCGCTTCGCGCGGCCGGCCGCGGGGCGGGGCGCTCGTCGGGCCGTCGACCGCGGGAGCGGCGGTGCGACCCGGCCCGGTCGGTCGCGACGGCGCACGCTGA
- a CDS encoding glycerol-3-phosphate dehydrogenase/oxidase — translation MTVTGLTAQARSNALDALRASSAAGHELDVLVVGGGVTGAGIALDAITRGLTVGIVEAQDWASGTSSRSSKLVHGGLRYLQMLDFHLVREALTERDLLITRLAPHLVKPVSFLYPLEHRVWERAYVGAGVALYDTLASVNGRRRALPIHRHLTRGGMEKLFPDLKHDAAIGAVRYWDASVDDARLTSTLIRTAVHYGAHAASRTQVVAMSTNAIGTVTGATIKDLESGEQMEVRAHSVINATGVWTEQTEALAGSEGGLRVLASKGIHIVVPRDRIAGDVGLILQTEKSVLFIIPWSRYWVIGTTDTPWTQELQHPVATSADIDYVIDHANAVLSRPITRADVIGHWAGLRPLLQPGTKEGTSSAKVSREHTVASPAPGLVVIAGGKLTTYRVMAKDAVDFALGERAATSPSITDRVPLLGAEGLTVLQRKSRSIAKQYGWNQFRMDHLLHRYGSLLPELLAMVDADPSLGEPLEGAPAYLAVEVAYAATHEGALHLDDVMMHRTRLNYEQADRGLAAVEQIADILTPLLGWDKAQRAKEISIYRERAEAEEAAEHELDDESAEIVRLRAAELAPMVSIAAGSSVGGHS, via the coding sequence ATGACGGTGACCGGACTGACCGCACAGGCGCGGTCCAACGCGTTGGACGCTCTGCGTGCAAGCAGCGCCGCAGGCCACGAGCTGGACGTCCTGGTCGTCGGAGGCGGAGTCACCGGAGCCGGCATCGCGCTCGACGCGATCACCCGCGGTCTGACCGTCGGCATCGTCGAGGCGCAGGACTGGGCGAGCGGCACGTCGAGCCGGTCGAGCAAGCTCGTGCACGGCGGCCTGCGCTACCTCCAGATGCTCGACTTCCACCTGGTCCGCGAGGCCCTGACCGAGCGCGACCTCCTGATCACGCGGCTGGCACCGCACCTCGTCAAGCCGGTCTCGTTCCTCTACCCGCTCGAGCACCGCGTCTGGGAACGCGCGTACGTCGGCGCCGGCGTCGCCCTCTACGACACGCTCGCCAGCGTCAACGGGCGGCGGCGCGCGCTCCCGATCCACCGCCACCTCACTCGTGGCGGCATGGAGAAGCTCTTCCCCGACCTCAAGCACGACGCCGCGATCGGCGCGGTCCGGTACTGGGACGCCTCGGTCGACGACGCGCGTCTCACCTCGACCCTGATCCGCACCGCCGTGCACTACGGCGCCCACGCCGCGTCCCGGACCCAGGTCGTCGCGATGTCCACCAACGCGATCGGAACCGTCACCGGCGCCACGATCAAGGACCTCGAGTCCGGCGAGCAGATGGAGGTCCGCGCCCACTCCGTCATCAACGCGACCGGCGTGTGGACCGAGCAGACCGAGGCGCTCGCCGGCAGCGAGGGCGGCCTGCGCGTGCTCGCCTCGAAGGGCATCCACATCGTGGTGCCGCGGGACCGGATCGCCGGCGACGTCGGGCTGATCCTGCAGACCGAGAAGAGCGTGCTGTTCATCATCCCGTGGTCCCGCTACTGGGTGATCGGCACGACCGACACCCCGTGGACGCAGGAGCTCCAGCACCCGGTCGCGACGTCTGCGGACATCGACTACGTGATCGACCACGCCAACGCGGTCCTGTCGCGTCCGATCACCCGCGCCGACGTCATCGGGCACTGGGCCGGGCTCCGCCCGCTGCTGCAGCCGGGCACCAAGGAGGGGACCTCGTCCGCGAAGGTCTCCCGCGAGCACACCGTGGCATCGCCCGCCCCGGGCCTGGTCGTGATCGCCGGCGGCAAGCTCACCACGTACCGGGTGATGGCCAAGGACGCCGTCGACTTCGCCCTGGGCGAGCGGGCGGCGACCTCGCCGTCGATCACCGACCGGGTCCCGCTCCTCGGGGCCGAGGGGCTCACGGTGCTCCAGCGCAAGTCGCGGTCGATCGCCAAGCAGTACGGGTGGAACCAGTTCCGCATGGACCACCTGCTGCACCGCTACGGATCACTGCTCCCGGAGCTGCTCGCGATGGTCGACGCCGACCCGTCGCTCGGCGAGCCCCTCGAGGGTGCGCCGGCCTACCTCGCCGTCGAGGTCGCCTACGCCGCCACGCACGAGGGCGCCCTGCACCTCGACGACGTCATGATGCACCGGACCCGCCTGAACTACGAGCAGGCCGACCGTGGGCTCGCGGCGGTCGAGCAGATCGCCGACATCCTCACCCCCCTGCTCGGCTGGGACAAGGCCCAGCGCGCGAAGGAGATCTCCATCTACCGCGAGCGTGCCGAGGCCGAGGAGGCCGCGGAGCACGAGCTCGACGACGAGAGTGCCGAGATCGTCAGGCTGCGGGCCGCCGAGCTCGCGCCTATGGTCAGCATTGCGGCAGGTTCGTCGGTCGGCGGTCACAGCTAG
- a CDS encoding MIP/aquaporin family protein, with translation MDPSLGQVFISEVLGTGMLLLLGGGVVANVILPKNKGFDSGWVVITFGWGLAVFSGVYVAFRSGAHLNPAVTIGLLADGAKNYATGVPVSFSSTMVYLAGEMVGAFLGAVLVFLAYKKHFDENADPATKLGVFSTGPAIRSYGWNFVTELIGTFVLVFVILVFGKTPSGLGPLAVALLVVAIGMSLGGPTGYAINPARDLGPRIAHALLPIKGKGSSDWAYSWVPVFGPLAGAVIAGLLARVYV, from the coding sequence GTGGATCCATCGCTTGGCCAGGTATTCATCTCAGAGGTCCTGGGAACGGGGATGCTGCTGCTGCTCGGTGGCGGCGTGGTGGCGAACGTCATCCTCCCGAAGAACAAGGGCTTCGACAGCGGCTGGGTCGTCATCACCTTCGGGTGGGGACTCGCAGTCTTCTCCGGCGTCTACGTCGCGTTCCGCTCGGGTGCGCACCTGAACCCGGCCGTGACCATCGGGCTCCTCGCGGACGGCGCGAAGAACTACGCGACCGGCGTCCCCGTGTCGTTCAGCAGCACCATGGTGTATCTCGCAGGTGAGATGGTCGGTGCCTTCCTCGGTGCCGTCCTCGTCTTCCTCGCCTACAAGAAGCACTTCGACGAGAATGCCGACCCGGCCACCAAGCTGGGCGTCTTCTCCACCGGGCCCGCCATCCGCTCGTACGGCTGGAACTTCGTGACCGAGCTCATCGGCACCTTCGTCCTGGTCTTCGTCATCCTCGTCTTCGGCAAGACCCCGTCGGGTCTCGGCCCGCTCGCCGTGGCGCTCCTCGTGGTCGCGATCGGCATGAGCCTCGGTGGCCCGACCGGTTACGCCATCAACCCTGCCCGTGACCTCGGTCCGCGCATCGCGCACGCCCTCCTCCCGATCAAGGGCAAGGGCTCCAGCGACTGGGCGTACTCCTGGGTGCCGGTCTTCGGCCCGCTCGCCGGTGCCGTGATCGCCGGCCTCCTCGCCCGCGTCTACGTCTGA
- the glpK gene encoding glycerol kinase GlpK codes for MADYVIAIDQGTTSSRAIIFNHSGTIVETGQLEHEQIFPRAGWVEHNPVEIWNNVREVVGLALTRANLTHRDIAAVGITNQRETTVVWDKTTGEPVYNAIVWQDTRTQKIAEELGALGGGADRYKAKVGLPLATYFSGPKVKWILDNVEGAREKAERGDLLFGNTDAWVLWNMTGGVDGGVHVTDPTNASRTMLMDLATLTWDADIAADMTIPLSMLPTIKSSSEVYGYGREGGMVPGVPISGILGDQQAATFGQACFEVGTAKNTYGTGNFMLLNTGTTPIPSKNGLLTTVCYKIGDQPTVYALEGSIAVSGSLVQWLRDNLGLISSAPEIEALAGTVENNGGAYFVPAFSGLFAPYWRADARGALVGLTRYVNKGHIARAVLEATAFQTREVLDAMNADSGVDLTELKVDGGMVQNETLMQFQADILGVPVIRPQVAETTALGAAYAAGIAVGFWSGEQDVIDNWAEDKRWTPAMADDERDRQYRLWKKAVTKTFDWMDDDVV; via the coding sequence ATGGCTGACTATGTCATTGCGATCGACCAGGGAACGACCAGCTCACGCGCCATCATCTTCAACCACTCGGGCACCATCGTGGAGACGGGCCAGCTCGAGCACGAGCAGATCTTCCCCCGCGCAGGCTGGGTCGAGCACAACCCCGTAGAGATCTGGAACAACGTCCGCGAGGTCGTCGGGCTGGCGCTCACCCGCGCCAACCTGACCCACCGGGACATCGCTGCCGTCGGCATCACCAACCAGCGTGAGACCACGGTGGTCTGGGACAAGACGACCGGCGAACCCGTCTACAACGCGATCGTCTGGCAGGACACGCGTACCCAGAAGATCGCCGAGGAGCTCGGTGCCCTCGGTGGCGGGGCCGACCGCTACAAGGCCAAGGTCGGTCTGCCGCTCGCGACGTACTTCTCCGGGCCGAAGGTGAAGTGGATCCTCGACAACGTCGAGGGCGCACGTGAGAAGGCCGAGCGGGGCGACCTCCTGTTCGGCAACACCGACGCATGGGTGCTGTGGAACATGACCGGCGGTGTCGACGGCGGCGTGCACGTCACCGACCCGACGAACGCGTCGCGCACGATGCTCATGGACCTGGCGACGCTGACGTGGGACGCGGACATCGCGGCGGACATGACGATCCCGCTGTCGATGCTGCCGACCATCAAGTCCTCGTCCGAGGTCTACGGCTACGGCCGTGAGGGCGGGATGGTCCCGGGGGTGCCGATCTCCGGCATCCTCGGCGACCAGCAGGCGGCGACGTTCGGCCAGGCGTGCTTCGAGGTCGGTACCGCGAAGAACACGTACGGCACGGGCAACTTCATGCTCCTCAACACGGGCACGACGCCCATCCCGTCGAAGAACGGCCTGCTCACCACCGTCTGCTACAAGATCGGCGACCAGCCGACGGTGTACGCCCTCGAGGGCTCGATCGCGGTGTCGGGCTCGCTGGTCCAGTGGCTGCGCGACAACCTGGGGCTGATCTCCTCGGCCCCGGAGATCGAGGCGCTGGCCGGAACGGTCGAGAACAACGGTGGCGCGTACTTCGTGCCGGCGTTCTCGGGCCTCTTCGCACCGTACTGGCGGGCGGACGCACGCGGTGCGCTCGTCGGCCTGACGCGGTACGTCAACAAGGGTCACATCGCCCGCGCCGTCCTGGAGGCCACCGCCTTCCAGACGCGCGAGGTCCTGGATGCCATGAACGCCGACTCCGGCGTCGACCTGACCGAGCTCAAGGTCGACGGTGGCATGGTCCAGAACGAGACCCTCATGCAGTTCCAGGCGGACATCCTCGGTGTCCCGGTGATCCGGCCGCAGGTGGCCGAGACCACGGCCCTCGGTGCGGCCTACGCGGCCGGCATCGCGGTCGGGTTCTGGAGCGGCGAGCAGGACGTGATCGACAACTGGGCCGAGGACAAGCGCTGGACGCCGGCGATGGCCGACGACGAGCGCGACCGTCAGTACCGGCTCTGGAAGAAGGCCGTCACCAAGACCTTCGACTGGATGGACGACGACGTGGTGTGA
- a CDS encoding IclR family transcriptional regulator translates to MTHEPTLIASVQRALHLLDAVGAADRPLPAKALARRTGQPLGTTYHLLRTLVHEGYLTRVEGLGYVLGDRIPALSAGPGRAATAVAQAHEVLQALHVETSAAAYLTTMEDGEIHLTDVVDSAAAPRVDLWVDFHDAAHATAVGKAILAALDESRRRDYLGDHALTDLTPHTVTDRRVLLRQLTTAGEFSVDREEYALGTACLAVAVPSTSWTGAVAMSVPVRHADRLLVHRASLRRAAREIAVGAVSV, encoded by the coding sequence ATGACGCACGAGCCGACGCTGATCGCCTCGGTGCAGCGGGCGCTGCACCTGCTCGACGCCGTCGGTGCGGCCGACCGTCCGCTGCCGGCCAAGGCGTTGGCCCGTCGGACCGGCCAGCCTCTCGGCACGACCTACCACCTGCTCCGCACGCTCGTTCACGAGGGCTACCTGACCCGGGTCGAGGGGCTCGGGTACGTGCTCGGGGACCGGATCCCCGCTCTGTCCGCCGGACCGGGCCGGGCGGCGACCGCCGTGGCCCAGGCGCACGAGGTGCTCCAGGCGCTGCACGTGGAGACGTCCGCCGCGGCGTACCTCACGACGATGGAGGACGGGGAGATCCACCTCACGGACGTCGTCGACAGCGCAGCCGCACCGCGCGTCGACCTGTGGGTGGACTTCCACGACGCGGCGCACGCGACCGCCGTCGGCAAGGCCATCCTGGCGGCCCTCGACGAGTCGCGGCGGCGCGACTACCTCGGCGACCACGCCCTGACCGACCTGACCCCGCACACGGTGACCGACCGCCGGGTGCTGCTGCGCCAGCTCACCACGGCGGGCGAGTTCTCCGTCGACCGTGAGGAGTACGCCCTCGGCACCGCCTGTCTGGCGGTCGCGGTGCCGTCGACCTCCTGGACCGGGGCGGTCGCGATGTCGGTGCCGGTGCGGCACGCCGACCGGCTCCTGGTGCACCGGGCGTCGCTGCGGCGCGCGGCCCGAGAGATCGCCGTCGGCGCCGTGAGCGTCTGA
- a CDS encoding thiamine pyrophosphate-dependent dehydrogenase E1 component subunit alpha has translation MTTTTPGRPHPMQAGLDGPARVDLYRTMVLIRTFEEAIRREYYADKGPGFDIGKGLVPGEMHLAAGQEPVAVGVCAHLTTDDAVTATHRPHHFAIAHGMDLKAMAAEIFGRETGLGHGRGGHMHLFDPATHFSCSGIIAEGYPPALGQAFAFRHQGTDRVVVAVTGEGAANQGAFHESLNLAALWKLPVVFVVEDNEWGISVPRSASTSVHSNATRGVSYGIPAERIRENDVEAVHLAASQAVARARAGEGPTLLEVHTLRLWGHFEGDAQGYRGDLDDVPARDPIPAYRATLGAAGLLDDAAAQQIAEEASTRVEDAVTFAKDSPLPDPADAGSYVFA, from the coding sequence ATGACCACCACGACACCTGGCCGACCGCACCCGATGCAGGCCGGTCTGGACGGCCCGGCGAGAGTCGACCTGTACCGCACGATGGTGCTGATCCGCACCTTCGAAGAGGCGATCCGGCGCGAGTACTACGCCGACAAGGGCCCGGGCTTCGACATCGGCAAGGGACTGGTCCCGGGCGAGATGCACCTCGCGGCGGGTCAGGAGCCCGTCGCCGTGGGTGTGTGCGCCCACCTCACGACCGACGACGCGGTCACCGCGACGCACCGTCCGCACCACTTCGCGATCGCCCACGGCATGGACCTCAAGGCGATGGCGGCGGAGATCTTCGGACGGGAGACGGGGCTCGGCCACGGCCGTGGCGGTCACATGCACCTGTTCGACCCCGCGACGCACTTCTCCTGCTCGGGGATCATCGCCGAGGGGTACCCACCGGCCCTCGGGCAGGCCTTCGCGTTCCGGCACCAGGGCACCGACCGGGTCGTCGTCGCGGTGACCGGCGAGGGCGCCGCCAACCAGGGCGCCTTCCACGAGTCGCTCAACCTGGCGGCGCTCTGGAAGCTGCCGGTGGTCTTCGTCGTCGAGGACAACGAGTGGGGCATCTCGGTGCCGCGGTCGGCGTCGACCAGCGTGCACTCGAACGCGACGCGCGGCGTCTCCTACGGCATCCCCGCGGAACGGATCCGCGAGAACGACGTCGAGGCCGTCCACCTCGCCGCGTCGCAGGCGGTGGCGCGGGCCCGCGCGGGCGAGGGCCCGACGCTGCTCGAGGTCCACACCCTGCGCCTGTGGGGTCACTTCGAGGGCGACGCGCAGGGCTACCGCGGCGACCTCGACGACGTCCCGGCGCGCGACCCGATCCCGGCGTACCGCGCGACCCTCGGAGCGGCCGGACTGCTGGACGACGCCGCCGCGCAGCAGATCGCCGAGGAGGCGAGCACCCGGGTGGAGGACGCGGTCACCTTCGCCAAGGACAGCCCGCTGCCCGACCCGGCCGACGCCGGCTCGTACGTGTTCGCGTGA
- a CDS encoding alpha-ketoacid dehydrogenase subunit beta: MTIIEQPVDTAPQSSHRLTTSKAMVEGIEIEMARDPSVIYLGEDVGAYGGIFSSTTGLLDRFGPERVIDTPISETAFIGLGIGAAVEGMRPIVELMFADFMGVCLDQIYNHMAKIHYESGGNVKVPMVLTTAVGGGYSDGAQHSQCLWGTFAHLPGMKVVVPSNPYDAKGLMISAIRDDNPVVYMFHKGVMGLPWMVKNARATADVPEGEYTVPIGEAKVVRPGSDVTVVTLSLSVHHTLDVAETLAADGIDVEVIDLRSLVPLDRETILRSVGKTGHLVVVDEDYQSFGLSGEIAATITDVDPGMLRAPVARVANPDTPIPYSHPLEYAILPRQDRIEAAIRRTVSR, encoded by the coding sequence ATGACCATCATCGAGCAGCCGGTCGACACGGCTCCGCAGAGCAGCCACCGCCTCACCACGTCGAAGGCGATGGTCGAGGGCATCGAGATCGAGATGGCGCGCGACCCGTCCGTCATCTACCTCGGCGAGGACGTCGGGGCGTACGGCGGGATCTTCAGCTCGACGACCGGCCTGCTGGACAGGTTCGGCCCCGAGCGGGTGATCGACACCCCGATCTCCGAGACCGCGTTCATCGGTCTCGGCATCGGCGCGGCGGTCGAGGGCATGCGGCCGATCGTCGAGCTCATGTTCGCCGACTTCATGGGCGTGTGCCTGGACCAGATCTACAACCACATGGCCAAGATCCACTACGAGTCCGGCGGGAACGTGAAGGTCCCGATGGTCCTCACGACGGCCGTCGGCGGCGGCTACTCCGACGGCGCGCAGCACTCGCAGTGCCTGTGGGGCACGTTCGCGCACCTGCCCGGCATGAAGGTCGTCGTCCCGAGCAACCCGTACGACGCCAAGGGCCTGATGATCTCGGCGATCCGCGACGACAACCCCGTGGTGTACATGTTCCACAAGGGCGTCATGGGTCTGCCGTGGATGGTCAAGAACGCCCGGGCGACGGCGGACGTGCCGGAGGGCGAGTACACCGTGCCGATCGGCGAGGCGAAGGTCGTCCGGCCCGGCAGCGACGTCACGGTCGTGACGCTCTCGCTCTCGGTGCACCACACGCTCGACGTCGCCGAGACGCTCGCGGCGGACGGGATCGACGTCGAGGTGATCGACCTGCGGAGCCTGGTCCCGCTCGACCGCGAGACGATCCTGCGGTCGGTCGGCAAGACGGGCCACCTGGTCGTCGTCGACGAGGACTACCAGTCGTTCGGGCTCTCGGGCGAGATCGCGGCCACCATCACCGACGTCGACCCCGGGATGCTGCGGGCCCCGGTCGCACGGGTCGCGAACCCGGACACCCCGATCCCGTACTCCCACCCGCTCGAGTACGCGATCCTGCCCCGGCAGGACCGTATCGAAGCGGCGATCCGACGGACGGTGAGCCGATGA
- a CDS encoding lipoyl domain-containing protein has protein sequence MTDVVFPPLSAERPDAEGVLATWFVADGEHVREDQLIAEVQVDKVSAEVPAPVAGTIHLLVGEDEAVVQGTPIARIDA, from the coding sequence ATGACCGACGTCGTCTTCCCTCCGCTCTCGGCCGAGAGGCCGGACGCGGAGGGAGTCCTCGCGACGTGGTTCGTCGCGGACGGCGAGCACGTGCGCGAGGACCAGCTCATCGCCGAGGTGCAGGTCGACAAGGTCTCCGCGGAGGTCCCGGCGCCCGTCGCCGGGACCATCCACCTGCTCGTCGGCGAGGACGAGGCAGTCGTGCAGGGGACGCCGATCGCGCGCATCGACGCCTGA
- a CDS encoding amino acid deaminase, translated as MTGTGGQPDAAIDDDARRHLADVSTWAAAAPDRAIDAIGYLDPQLAVDRASGQLADWARSTVVDENTGEPVLAATVLRALGDRAGIEVRYPTANAGLVHVYGYLLSPAPTPYGPKRARWTDGDLARALGHHPHHFQPWRIPAGESLLGRVTASALPIARGDVTEHGLLAREDPDGHGGLLRTVVWRAPGSESGALVYAHVTTRCRLVTTFPVAATPAWLAALEAQPPTPRYNVVVADS; from the coding sequence GTGACCGGCACCGGAGGCCAGCCCGACGCGGCGATCGACGACGACGCCCGCCGACACCTCGCCGACGTCTCCACCTGGGCCGCGGCCGCCCCGGACCGGGCGATCGACGCGATCGGCTACCTCGACCCGCAGCTGGCGGTCGACCGTGCGTCCGGGCAGCTCGCGGACTGGGCGCGCTCGACCGTCGTGGACGAGAACACCGGCGAACCCGTCCTCGCCGCGACGGTCCTCCGCGCCCTCGGCGACCGCGCCGGGATCGAGGTCCGCTACCCCACCGCCAACGCCGGGCTCGTCCACGTCTACGGCTACCTGCTCTCCCCCGCCCCCACGCCGTACGGCCCCAAGCGGGCGCGATGGACCGACGGCGACCTGGCCCGGGCGCTCGGCCACCACCCGCACCACTTCCAGCCATGGCGGATCCCCGCGGGCGAGAGCCTGCTCGGGCGCGTGACCGCGAGCGCCCTCCCGATCGCGCGCGGTGACGTGACGGAGCACGGGCTGCTCGCGCGCGAGGACCCCGACGGTCACGGCGGGCTGCTGCGCACCGTGGTCTGGCGCGCCCCGGGGAGCGAGTCCGGTGCGCTCGTCTACGCGCACGTCACCACCCGGTGCCGGCTCGTCACCACGTTCCCGGTGGCGGCCACCCCCGCATGGCTGGCCGCCCTGGAGGCGCAGCCACCCACGCCGCGCTACAACGTGGTGGTCGCGGACTCCTGA